One segment of Anopheles stephensi strain Indian chromosome 3, UCI_ANSTEP_V1.0, whole genome shotgun sequence DNA contains the following:
- the LOC118514149 gene encoding uncharacterized protein LOC118514149, with product MGSSTNRAGLSQQSTVGRFAVILCCTGLLGVAMACNGGYKIRVKKIENCAGADAIITADENFTVVLTKNCEIKSRGCVRFKDFKTGNAKYTISKDGVQVLQGSADICDQASRPRRTENIAEVLRSLGVPEKCPISAGRICTEPNQVVNINRFKQYLPLARGAIAVDVAVQHDSGKSCFKIRFDITK from the exons ATGGGCTCCAGTACGAATCGTGCGGGACTGTCACAACAGTCTACTGTTGGCAGATTTGCTGTTATTCTATGCTGTACCGGGCTGCTGGGAGTTGCTATGGCTTGT AACGGTGGCTACAAAATACGGGTAAAAAAGATTGAGAACTGTGCCGGTGCGGATGCCATCATCACTGCTGACGAAAACTTCACCGTGGTTTTGACGAAAAACTGCGAAATCAAATCGCGTGGCTGCGTGCGATTTAAGGACTTCAAGACGGGCAATGCAAAGTACACCATTTCCAAGGACGGTGTGCAGGTGCTGCAGGGTTCGGCAGACATCTGTGACCAGGCATCGCGTCCAAGGCGTACGGAAAACATTGCGGAGGTGTTGCGCAGCTTGGGCGTGCCTGAGAAGTGCCCCATCAGTGCG GGTCGAATTTGTACAGAGCCTAACCAGGTGGTGAACATAAATCGCTTCAAGCAATATCTTCCTCTTGCACGGGGTGCTATCGCTGTGGACGTTGCTGTTCAGCATGATTCG GGTAAAAGTTGTTTCAAAATTCGGTTCGACATTACCAAATAG
- the LOC118514150 gene encoding uncharacterized protein LOC118514150: MNSPRSVIVFLAILILCHARRAKACNGGYELILHSIDNCAGEGQVVTIDPKSTVSLTEDCKVKSKATARTIGFKKAQMDVTITKNGLPVVKESVDICANLEDAANNKEAAEIITMFGVPDHCPVAASEIRTDESQTYSLEKYKHHLLVAQGRSIIDVLVKHDKGESCFKIDLEVTAPNLVG; the protein is encoded by the exons ATGAACTCGCCCCGAAGCGTTATTGTGTTTTTGGCGATTCTTATATTGTGCCACGCCAGAAGAGCTAAAGCTTGT AATGGTGGCTATGAGTTGATCCTACACAGCATCGACAACTGTGCCGGAGAGGGACAGGTCGTGACGATCGATCCCAAGTCAACCGTCTCACTGACGGAGGATTGCAAGGTGAAGTCGAAAGCTACGGCACGCACCATTGGATTCAAGAAGGCTCAGATGGATGTAACCATCACCAAGAACGGACTGCCAGTCGTGAAGGAATCGGTAGACATTTGTGCGAATCTGGAAGATGCAGCCAACAATAAAGAGGCGGCCGAAATCATCACTATGTTTGGTGTGCCGGATCATTGTCCGGTGGCGGCGAGTGAAATTCGTACCGACGAGAGTCAAACCTACAGCTTGGAGAAGTACAAGCATCATCTGCTGGTAGCGCAAGGTCGATCGATCATCGATGTACTGGTGAAACATGATAAG GGCGAAAGCTGCTTCAAGATCGACTTGGAGGTAACTGCTCCAAATCTTGTAGGTTAG
- the LOC118514153 gene encoding neuropeptide-like protein 31, with amino-acid sequence MKSQTVVLCVVLLAVLCCFVSAEETSPDRSKRHDYPGFGGGFGGYGGHGYPGFGLGYGGHGHRYPGYGGGYGLYGGGLGHGYGGHGFGHGHGGYGGYGGHGYGGYGGYGNGHGHGYPGFGGFFG; translated from the coding sequence ATGAAGAGCCAGACTGTTGtgctttgtgttgtgttgttggcgGTTTTGTGCTGCTTTGTTTCGGCGGAAGAAACGAGCCCGGATCGTAGCAAGCGACACGATTATCCGGGCTTTGGAGGTGGATTCGGAGGGTATGGAGGCCATGGATATCCAGGCTTCGGTCTTGGATATGGTGGACATGGACACAGATATCCAGGATACGGTGGTGGCTACGGACTGTACGGAGGTGGTCTCGGACATGGATATGGCGGTCATGGATTCGGCCACGGTCACGGTGGATACGGTGGTTACGGTGGACATGGTTATGGAGGTTATGGTGGATACGGAAACGGCCATGGCCATGGTTATCCTGGTTTCGGAGGATTCTTTGGCTAA
- the LOC118514151 gene encoding uncharacterized protein LOC118514151, with the protein MMFTNLYPYALFIISAIARDTLACKDGYSIKVNNIENCAGPDGIITLTDDATLTMQDDCSLVLEGCVKVKDFSTAAGTISVSKNGNELFKKPIDLCKAGSKVPFLGDFLPGGVCPQSENELCADPNKKIPLNRFKKMLGIMKGSMAVELNLDHDSGKSCIKIEMEISK; encoded by the exons ATGATGTTCACAAATTTGTATCCGTACGCTCTGTTCATCATAAGTGCAATTGCACGGGACACTTTGgcgtgt AAGGACGGATACTCCATTAAAGTGAACAACATCGAAAACTGTGCCGGTCCAGATGGAATTATTACACTCACAGACGACGCCACCCTCACCATGCAGGACGATTGTTCTTTAGTGTTGGAGGGCTGTGTGAAGGTGAAAGACTTTAGCACAGCGGCCGGCACTATCAGCGTGTCAAAGAATGGAAATGAATTGTTTAAGAAACCGATCGACCTCTGTAAAGCGGGATCGAAGGTACCATTTCTTGGAGACTTTCTTCCCGGTGGCGTGTGTCCTCAGAGTGAG AATGAACTCTGTGCCGATCCGAACAAGAAGATTCCGCTGAACCGTTTCAAAAAGATGCTTGGCATTATGAAAGGCTCAATGGCGGTCGAACTAAACCTAGATCACGATTCG GGTAAAAGCTGCATCAAAATTGAAATGGAGATTTCgaaataa
- the LOC118514145 gene encoding probable aconitate hydratase, mitochondrial: MVQYSRLLNVQARKVARYAVDVQQRQFHASCAAASKVALSKFDQNVYLPYEKLQKNLEVVKKRLGRPLTLSEKVLYSHLDDPANQDIQRGVSYLRLRPDRVAMQDATAQMAMLQFISSGLKKVAVPSTIHCDHLIEAQIGGEKDLARAKDINAEVYKFLSTAGAKYGVGFWKPGSGIIHQIILENYAFPGLLMIGTDSHTPNGGGLGGLCIGVGGADAVDVMANIPWELKCPNVIGVHLTGKISGWTSPKDVILKVADILTVKGGTGAIVEYMGKGVDSISCTGMATICNMGAEIGATTSVFPFNKRMADYLASTGRSAIAAEAGKYQTSVLTADSGAKYDQVIEINLDKLEPHINGPFTPDLAHPISKLGENAKKNGYPMDIRVGLIGSCTNSSYEDMGRCASIAKNAMKHGLKSKIPFNVTPGSEQIRATIERDGIAKTFKDFGGTVLANACGPCIGQWDRKDVKKGEKNTIVTSYNRNFTGRNDANPATHCFVTSPELVTALSIAGTLNFNPLTDELTGSDGKKFKLDSPYGDELPQKGFDPGMDTYEAPPSDGSSVKVDVDPKSQRLQLLEPFDVWNGKDMSEMTVLIKVKGKCTTDHISAAGPWLKYRGHLDNISNNMFIGATNIENNEMNKIKNQVTGEWAGVPDVARFYKAKGINWVAVGDENYGEGSSREHAALEPRHLGGRAIITKSFARIHETNLKKQGLLPLTFANPADYDKVQPHSKISILGLNNFAPGKQLDCEIKTDGKVDKIKLNHSFNEQQIEWFKAGSALNRMKQIAASK, translated from the exons ATGGTGCAGTATTCCCGTCTGCTGAACGTACAG GCCCGCAAGGTTGCCCGGTATGCCGTTGATGTGCAGCAGCGCCAGTTCCATGCATCGTGTGCCGCTGCATCCAAGGTCGCTCTGTCCAAGTTCGACCAGAATGTGTACCTGCCGTACGAGAAGCTGCAGAAGAACCTGGAGGTGGTGAAGAAGCGCCTGGGCCGTCCGCTAACTCTCAGTGAGAAGGTGCTGTACTCTCATCTGGATGACCCGGCTAACCAGGACATTCAGCGCGGTGTTTCGTACCTGCGCCTACGACCGGATCGTGTCGCTATGCAGGATGCCACCGCACAGATGGCCATGCTACAGTTCATCTCATCCGGGCTGAAGAAAGTCGCCGTCCCGTCGACCATCCACTGCGATCACTTGATTGAGGCACAGATCGGTGGCGAAAAGGATTTGGCCCGTGCAAAGGACATCAATGCAGAAGTGTACAAGTTCTTGTCGACTGCGGGAGCCAAGTATGGCGTTGGCTTCTGGAAGCCAGGCTCCGGTATTATTCATCAGATCATTCTGGAGAACTACGCGTTCCCGGGTCTGCTGATGATCGGTACGGATTCGCACACACCGAATGGTGGCGGTCTCGGTGGACTTTGTATCGGCGTGGGTGGTGCTGACGCCGTAGATGTAATGGCCAACATCCCGTGGGAGCTGAAGTGCCCGAACGTGATCGGTGTACATTTGACCGGCAAGATTAGCGGCTGGACTTCGCCGAAAGACGTTATTCTGAAGGTGGCCGACATTCTGACGGTGAAGGGTGGTACTGGTGCGATCGTGGAGTACATGGGCAAGGGCGTGGATTCGATCTCGTGTACCGGCATGGCTACGATTTGTAACATGGGTGCGGAAATCGGTGCCACCACTTCAGTTTTCCCCTTCAACAAGCGAATGGCGGATTATTTGGCATCGACCGGTCGCTCTGCGATTGCTGCTGAGGCAGGCAAGTATCAAACCAGCGTGTTGACCGCCGATTCGGGCGCAAAGTACGATCAAGTGATCGAGATCAACCTGGACAAGCTGGAACCACATATCAACGGACCGTTCACTCCGGATCTGGCACACCCGATCAGTAAGCTAGGAGAGAACGCGAAGAAGAACGGATACCCGATGGACATCCGCGTTGGTTTGATTGGTTCGTGCACGAACTCGTCTTACGAGGATATGGGTCGTTGCGCTTCGATCGCCAAAAACGCCATGAAGCATGGACTGAAGTCGAAGATTCCGTTCAACGTTACGCCCGGATCGGAACAGATCCGTGCCACGATTGAGCGTGACGGTATTGCGAAGACGTTCAAGGACTTCGGTGGTACCGTGCTAGCTAACGCATGCGGCCCGTGTATCGGTCAGTGGGATCGCAAGGATGTGAAAAAGGGCGAGAAGAACACGATCGTCACGTCGTACAACCGTAACTTCACGGGTCGTAATGACGCTAACCCGGCCACGCACTGCTTCGTCACGAG CCCCGAGCTGGTGACGGCTTTGTCGATTGCTGGAACCCTGAACTTCAACCCCCTGACCGACGAACTGACCGGTTCGGATGGCAAGAAGTTCAAGCTGGACTCGCCGTACGGTGATGAACTCCCGCAGAAGGGATTCGACCCTGGCATGGACACTTACGAAGCACCCCCATCG GATGGTTCCAGCGTGAAGGTCGATGTAGATCCCAAGAGCCAGCGTCTCCAGCTGCTCGAACCGTTCGATGTGTGGAACGGTAAGGATATGTCCGAAATGACCGTGCTGATTAAGGTTAAGGGCAAGTGTACCACCGATCACATCTCGGCTGCCGGTCCGTGGTTGAAGTACCGTGGTCATTTGGATAACATCTCCAACAACATGTTCATTGG TGCCACCAATATCGAAAACAACGAAATGAACAAGATCAAGAACCAGGTGACTGGCGAATGGGCTGGTGTACCGGATGTGGCCCGTTTCTACAAGGCCAAGGGCATCAATTGGGTAGCCGTTGGTGATGAGAACTATGGTGAGGGCTCTTCCCGCGAACATGCCGCCCTGGAACCACGTCATCTGGGTGGCCGTGCCATCATCACCAAGTCCTTCGCCCGAATCCACGAAACGAACCTCAAGAAGCAGGGTCTGCTCCCACTCACCTTTGCTAACCCCGCGGATTACGATAAG GTCCAACCGCACTCGAAGATTTCGATCCTGGGTCTGAACAACTTTGCCCCGGGAAAGCAGCTGGACTGTGAGATCAAGACCGATGGTAAGGTGGACAAGATTAAGCTGAACCACTCGTTCAACGAGCAGCAGATCGAATGGTTCAAGGCGGGCAGTGCTCTGAACCGTATGAAGCAGATTGCGGCCAGCAAGTAA
- the LOC118514154 gene encoding general transcription factor IIH subunit 5 encodes MVNVMKGVLVECDPAMKQFLLHLDETQSLGKKFIIQDLDEKHLFISVEIVEVLQARVDDLMDRISFPLHEKDA; translated from the exons ATGGTGAATGTTATGAAAGGCGTGCTAGTAGAGTG TGATCCTGCTATGAAACAGTTCCTACTCCATCTGGACGAAACGCAATCACTGGGGAAAAAGTTCATCATTCAAGATCTGGACGAGAAGCATCTTTTCATTTCGGTCGAAATCGTGGAAGTACTGCAGGCGCGCGTTGATGATTTGATGGATCGCATCAGTTTTCCACTGCACGAGAAGGACGCATAA
- the LOC118514152 gene encoding zinc finger HIT domain-containing protein 1: MAGRESGRIREAEKKRTLDDAARQRRARKALEALEQDNFHEDPHADLVMSKKVPKFSDNLDGTGPSRKKNRRTKGAEYYRAKYRKTFPQLLDEEKQQRPDPPNYFSAAAPPSRLPERHFCAVCGFPSSYTCTACGTRYCCVRCLGTHQDTRCLKWTA; the protein is encoded by the coding sequence ATGGCAGGACGCGAATCGGGCCGCATCCGGGAGGCGGAGAAAAAACGCACCCTTGACGATGCAGCACGGCAAAGGCGCGCACGAAAAGCGCTCGAAGCACTGGAGCAGGACAACTTTCACGAAGATCCACACGCGGACCTGGTTATGTCGAAAAAAGTGCCCAAATTTAGTGACAATCTGGATGGTACCGGGCCCAGCAGGAAGAAGAATCGCCGCACGAAAGGAGCCGAGTATTACCGGGCAAAGTATCGAAAAACGTTCCCTCAGTTGTTGGACGAAGAGAAACAGCAACGGCCAGATCCGCCGAATTATTTTAGCGCAGCTGCACCACCTTCCCGATTGCCGGAGCGGCACTTTTGTGCTGTTTGTGGATTCCCGTCCAGCTACACGTGTACCGCGTGTGGTACAAGGTATTGCTGTGTACGCTGTTTGGGTACGCATCAGGACACCCGTTGCTTGAAGTGGACCGCTTAG